From Rudanella lutea DSM 19387, a single genomic window includes:
- a CDS encoding acetyl-CoA C-acetyltransferase — MADAFIYDAVRTPRGRGKSDGSLHDIQPIQLLTSVLVNLRDRNGLDTSLIDDVIMGCVTPVGEQGADIARTAVLEAGYAESVAGVQLNRFCSSGLEAINMAAAYVMSGQVDAIVAGGVESMSRVPMGTDGGALFMNPQIVARHNIVPQGISADLIATKYGYTRAAADAFAAESYRRAEAAQADNRFARTLVPLRDEIGQVVLDRDEGVRPGTTAESLGKLKPAFEMMGQMGLDALALLKYAEYNKINHVHHAGNSSQIVDGSAGVLIGSKEFGEKAGLKPRARIKAFAIVGSEPTIMLTGPIPATQKVLRKAGMAISDIDLFEVNEAFAAVPMLFMDELGVDHSQLNVNGGSIALGHPLGATGAIISATLIDELERSDKQIGLSTLCIGGGMGIATIFERVN; from the coding sequence ATGGCAGACGCTTTCATCTACGACGCTGTGCGCACCCCTCGCGGACGGGGCAAGAGCGATGGGTCGCTCCACGATATTCAGCCTATTCAGTTATTAACCAGTGTACTGGTCAACCTGCGCGACCGCAACGGGTTGGACACCAGCCTGATCGACGATGTGATTATGGGCTGCGTAACACCCGTAGGCGAGCAGGGTGCCGATATTGCCCGCACGGCTGTACTCGAAGCAGGCTACGCCGAATCGGTAGCCGGGGTGCAACTCAACCGGTTTTGCTCATCAGGACTGGAGGCTATCAACATGGCCGCAGCCTACGTGATGTCGGGGCAGGTCGATGCCATTGTCGCCGGCGGGGTAGAGTCTATGTCGCGGGTACCGATGGGAACCGACGGGGGCGCCTTGTTCATGAATCCACAGATTGTAGCCCGGCACAATATTGTTCCGCAGGGAATCTCGGCCGATCTGATTGCTACCAAATACGGCTATACCCGGGCCGCTGCCGATGCTTTCGCGGCCGAATCGTACCGCCGGGCTGAGGCCGCACAGGCCGACAATCGGTTTGCCCGAACCCTGGTACCCCTCCGTGATGAGATTGGACAGGTAGTGCTCGACCGCGACGAGGGCGTCCGCCCCGGCACAACGGCCGAGAGCTTAGGCAAGCTCAAACCAGCGTTTGAGATGATGGGGCAAATGGGCCTCGATGCACTCGCTCTGCTCAAATACGCGGAGTACAACAAAATTAACCACGTGCACCATGCCGGCAACTCGTCGCAGATTGTCGACGGGTCGGCGGGTGTGCTGATCGGAAGCAAAGAATTCGGCGAGAAAGCGGGTTTGAAGCCCCGCGCCCGCATCAAAGCGTTTGCTATTGTCGGTTCTGAACCGACAATCATGCTCACCGGCCCTATTCCGGCCACACAGAAAGTGCTCAGAAAAGCCGGCATGGCTATCAGCGACATCGATCTGTTCGAGGTCAACGAGGCTTTTGCCGCTGTTCCGATGCTGTTTATGGACGAGTTGGGTGTAGACCACAGCCAACTCAATGTCAACGGGGGTTCTATTGCGCTGGGGCATCCGCTGGGGGCAACGGGGGCCATTATCTCCGCCACCCTCATCGACGAACTGGAGCGCTCCGACAAGCAAATCGGCCTATCGACCTTGTGCATCGGTGGAGGCATGGGCATTGCTACCATTTTCGAGCGGGTGAATTAA
- a CDS encoding nucleotidyl transferase AbiEii/AbiGii toxin family protein — MKELLQYVCTQLENHQIPYMLSGSIAMSLYTIPRFTRDIDLIIVLEEKDVDTLSRIFSKGFYFHRPSVEEEVRRKGFFNVIDEASGYKVDFVIRKQDLFRHTEFARRRRDMVYGVEAWVVTVEDLILSKLIWIQDYQSGQQIIDIEHLIADNNIDIEYVRHWLQQLHLNTFGLL; from the coding sequence ATGAAAGAACTCTTGCAGTATGTATGCACTCAACTGGAAAACCACCAGATCCCGTATATGCTTTCTGGAAGTATAGCCATGAGTCTTTACACGATACCTCGTTTTACAAGAGATATTGACTTAATTATTGTACTAGAAGAAAAAGACGTAGATACTCTTTCGAGGATTTTTAGCAAAGGCTTTTACTTCCACCGACCGTCTGTTGAGGAAGAAGTTCGTAGAAAAGGCTTTTTTAACGTTATTGACGAAGCGAGTGGTTACAAAGTCGATTTTGTTATCCGTAAACAAGATTTATTTCGTCATACAGAATTTGCCCGCCGACGACGAGATATGGTTTATGGAGTCGAGGCTTGGGTAGTTACTGTAGAGGATCTAATTCTGTCGAAGTTGATTTGGATACAAGACTACCAAAGTGGACAGCAAATTATAGACATCGAACATTTGATCGCTGATAACAACATAGACATCGAGTATGTAAGACACTGGCTGCAACAACTCCATTTAAACACATTCGGACTTCTATGA
- a CDS encoding TIGR01777 family oxidoreductase: MTILITGGTGSIGRRLTQLLQQKGHTVAWLSRSEQSVPNVQVYHWDVRKSQIDARAVADADAIIHLAGAGIADERWSDARKREILESRTQSTALLAQALRNTPNRVRVFVSSSAIGYYGGDTGDRPMTETSPAGSDFLAQVTRAWERSVEEIDTIKTTEGQPIRTVRIRTGVVLTMAGGALPKLVQPIRLGAGAAIGSGQQYISWIHVDDICQLFIQAVETESWKGAYNGVAPDPVTNEALTREIASVLKRPLILPKVPAFAIKLAFGELAVTVLGSSLVLNKRIAHETTFAYKFPKLRDALEDLLK; encoded by the coding sequence ATGACTATTCTGATCACGGGCGGCACCGGAAGCATTGGCCGCCGACTCACCCAACTCTTACAACAGAAAGGCCACACGGTTGCCTGGCTAAGCCGCTCTGAGCAGTCGGTTCCCAATGTGCAGGTGTACCATTGGGATGTCCGAAAAAGCCAGATCGATGCGCGGGCCGTTGCCGACGCCGATGCCATTATTCACCTGGCTGGGGCCGGTATTGCCGACGAACGCTGGAGCGACGCCCGCAAGCGCGAAATTCTGGAAAGCCGCACGCAATCGACCGCGTTGCTGGCCCAGGCGCTGCGCAACACGCCCAACCGGGTGCGGGTTTTCGTGTCCTCATCGGCCATCGGGTACTACGGGGGCGATACCGGCGACCGGCCCATGACCGAAACCAGCCCGGCGGGCAGCGATTTTCTGGCGCAGGTGACCCGTGCCTGGGAGCGATCGGTTGAGGAAATTGACACCATCAAAACAACCGAGGGGCAGCCCATTCGCACGGTACGCATCCGCACGGGCGTGGTGCTCACCATGGCGGGCGGGGCCTTGCCCAAACTGGTACAACCCATTCGGCTGGGGGCCGGGGCCGCCATCGGGTCGGGTCAGCAGTATATTTCGTGGATTCACGTCGACGATATCTGTCAGTTGTTTATCCAGGCCGTCGAAACAGAGTCGTGGAAAGGCGCTTACAATGGCGTAGCCCCCGACCCAGTTACCAACGAGGCCCTTACCCGCGAAATCGCCAGTGTGCTCAAGCGGCCGCTCATTCTGCCCAAAGTACCGGCCTTTGCCATCAAGCTCGCTTTTGGCGAACTGGCCGTAACCGTGCTCGGCAGCAGTCTGGTCCTCAACAAGCGGATTGCCCACGAAACCACGTTTGCGTATAAATTCCCCAAGCTACGCGACGCCCTTGAGGACTTGTTGAAGTAA
- the rimK gene encoding 30S ribosomal protein S6--L-glutamate ligase yields MRIAILSANPKLYSTQRLVKAAGKRGHEAVVIDHMKCQVVIENDRPAVLYQNSVIDSIDAIIPRIGASVTDYGCIIVRQFELMKVFTTAKSQAISRARNKLRSLQILSKAGVGLPKTVMANHPKDVKQLIELVGGPPVVIKLLEGTQGIGVVLAETAKAAKSTIEAFTGLKQNVLVQEYIAESKGTDVRAFVVGNQVVGVMKRQGPEGEFRSNLHRGGRAEAIPLTPEIEWTALTATKALGLRVAGVDMLISNRGPLVMEVNSSPGLEGIEKATRRDVADDIINFVEEKIRADESDIVGV; encoded by the coding sequence ATGCGTATTGCCATCCTGTCGGCCAATCCAAAGCTTTACTCAACGCAACGTTTAGTCAAAGCCGCCGGGAAACGCGGTCACGAGGCCGTCGTTATAGACCATATGAAGTGCCAGGTTGTGATCGAAAATGACCGGCCGGCGGTGCTGTATCAGAACAGCGTAATTGATTCCATCGACGCCATTATTCCCCGCATTGGGGCCTCCGTAACCGACTACGGCTGCATTATTGTCCGGCAGTTTGAGCTTATGAAGGTTTTTACCACTGCCAAATCGCAGGCAATCAGCCGGGCCCGCAACAAGCTCCGAAGCCTGCAAATCCTGTCGAAAGCCGGGGTGGGCCTTCCCAAGACCGTTATGGCCAACCACCCCAAAGATGTAAAGCAGCTCATTGAGTTGGTGGGCGGTCCACCCGTTGTGATCAAGTTGCTGGAAGGCACGCAGGGCATCGGGGTGGTACTGGCCGAAACGGCCAAAGCGGCCAAATCGACCATCGAAGCCTTTACAGGACTGAAACAGAACGTACTCGTTCAGGAGTACATCGCTGAGTCGAAAGGAACCGATGTACGGGCTTTTGTGGTGGGCAATCAGGTGGTAGGCGTCATGAAGCGACAGGGACCAGAGGGCGAGTTTCGTTCCAACCTGCACCGGGGTGGCCGGGCCGAGGCCATTCCGCTCACGCCCGAAATCGAATGGACCGCCCTGACCGCCACCAAAGCCCTGGGCCTGCGCGTAGCCGGAGTCGACATGCTGATTTCTAACCGGGGGCCGCTGGTGATGGAAGTCAACTCATCGCCCGGACTCGAAGGCATCGAGAAAGCCACCCGTCGCGACGTTGCCGACGATATCATCAATTTTGTTGAAGAAAAAATACGCGCCGACGAAAGCGATATTGTGGGAGTGTAG
- a CDS encoding ATP-dependent zinc protease family protein yields MKAARLSKPKQVIGMTDVTDFPDLGLLDVEAKIDTGAYTSALHCKDVRLIESAEGTLLSFCVIGHNGHLSERYYSDTFTQRTIRNSFGVAERRYVIKTRIVLFGRRIRAEFTLADRERMRYPVLLGRKLLRNRFVVDVSQKNLSQQAKVSTRTH; encoded by the coding sequence ATGAAAGCGGCCCGGCTGTCCAAGCCCAAACAGGTAATCGGCATGACCGACGTGACCGATTTTCCGGACCTCGGTCTATTGGATGTAGAGGCCAAAATTGACACGGGCGCGTACACCTCAGCCCTGCACTGTAAAGATGTCCGACTGATTGAGTCGGCCGAGGGCACGTTGCTAAGTTTTTGTGTCATTGGGCATAACGGCCACTTGTCCGAGCGTTATTACAGTGATACATTTACACAACGAACCATCCGTAACTCCTTTGGTGTCGCCGAAAGGCGGTACGTAATCAAGACCCGAATTGTCTTATTCGGGCGCCGAATCAGGGCCGAGTTTACCCTGGCCGACCGGGAGCGTATGCGTTATCCGGTGTTGCTGGGGCGCAAACTTCTTCGCAACCGGTTCGTGGTGGATGTATCCCAGAAAAACCTTTCCCAACAAGCCAAAGTCAGTACCCGCACTCACTGA
- a CDS encoding ATP-binding protein produces MLFRDIIGHDDLKQHLVRAVQQNHLAHAQLFDGPTGSANLALALALATYVNCEDPQGTGTPEADACGRCASCIKMNKLVHPDLHLVFPVANMGSKAKTSEAFLTDWRQMVLQSPYRTLPEWLEQTGADNKQGNISAEEARSIIQKLALKAYEGRYKIMLIWLPELMNVASANALLKVLEEPPERTLFLLVTNQPDKLLITILSRTQRVAVRAFTDDEVALYLRQAQNLDEIRARQAAFLANGDMAAALQLLRTEPESSPDRHSWFADWMRACYRQDLTALVKQADQFDGFSKEKQKGLMEYSLRLCRDLFLWQQGAESLLRLPEDELTFVKNFAKVLQPVHIERIITDINEAAYHIERNARAKMVLLDLSLTFSRLIR; encoded by the coding sequence ATGCTCTTCCGCGATATTATTGGTCACGACGACCTCAAGCAACACTTAGTTCGGGCGGTGCAGCAGAATCACCTCGCCCACGCCCAACTGTTCGACGGGCCTACCGGGAGTGCCAACCTCGCCCTTGCGCTGGCGTTGGCTACGTACGTCAACTGCGAAGACCCGCAAGGCACCGGTACGCCCGAGGCCGATGCCTGCGGCCGGTGCGCGTCGTGCATCAAAATGAATAAACTGGTACACCCCGACCTGCATCTGGTGTTTCCGGTGGCCAACATGGGCAGCAAGGCTAAAACCAGCGAGGCTTTTCTGACCGATTGGCGGCAGATGGTGCTTCAGTCGCCCTATCGTACCCTGCCCGAGTGGCTCGAACAAACCGGGGCCGATAACAAACAGGGCAATATTTCGGCCGAAGAAGCCCGCAGCATTATTCAGAAACTGGCGCTCAAAGCCTACGAAGGCCGGTACAAGATCATGCTGATCTGGCTACCCGAGCTGATGAACGTGGCCTCGGCCAACGCCCTGCTCAAAGTGCTTGAGGAACCCCCTGAGCGCACCTTGTTTCTGCTGGTGACCAATCAGCCCGACAAACTGCTGATCACTATTCTGTCGCGGACGCAGCGGGTGGCCGTGCGGGCCTTTACCGATGACGAGGTGGCTCTGTACCTGCGGCAGGCGCAGAATCTCGACGAAATCCGGGCCCGACAGGCGGCTTTTCTGGCCAATGGCGATATGGCCGCGGCCCTGCAACTGCTCCGCACCGAACCCGAAAGCAGCCCCGACCGGCACAGCTGGTTTGCCGACTGGATGCGGGCCTGCTACCGGCAGGATTTGACCGCGCTGGTAAAGCAGGCCGATCAGTTCGACGGGTTCAGCAAGGAGAAACAAAAGGGGCTTATGGAATACAGCCTGCGGTTGTGCCGCGACCTGTTTTTGTGGCAGCAGGGAGCCGAATCGCTGCTCCGCTTGCCCGAGGACGAACTCACGTTTGTGAAAAACTTTGCGAAGGTGTTGCAGCCCGTACACATTGAGCGGATCATCACCGACATTAACGAGGCCGCGTACCACATCGAACGAAATGCCCGCGCCAAAATGGTTTTGCTGGATCTGTCGCTGACGTTTAGCCGCCTGATCCGATGA
- a CDS encoding putative sugar nucleotidyl transferase, producing the protein MTTNLILFDDPAIRVHLLPFTFTRPVAELRVGILTIAEKWATWLQTKPSYLTQPYLQTKFPHQTNAPEHLYINGSLCPTAALVEAVQTLAVGESLVAPDGQLLAVRSREPLRQPPQTDAWVARPFAEPITLISRIWHMLAENGAQIRVDLAKITEGRTSQPITDPFTHCYAPENIFLEPGAQVRASVLNAENGPIYLGKNAVVSEGSVVIGPFALGEDSTVQWGSRMRMNTTIGPFSKVGGEVGNSILIGYGAKQHDGYLGNSVIGEWCNLGANTNNSNLKNDYTNVKLHSYATDQLEDSGQMFAGLFMGDFTRAGISTMFNTGTVVGVNVNVYGGGFQPKYIPSFSWGGADTGFATYRFEKALQVAREAFVRRGREFDAVEEAILRTIFEQETRRYQSPEAQ; encoded by the coding sequence ATGACAACGAATCTGATTCTATTCGATGATCCTGCCATCCGGGTGCATCTGTTGCCGTTTACGTTTACGCGCCCCGTGGCCGAACTTCGGGTAGGTATTCTGACCATTGCCGAAAAATGGGCTACCTGGCTTCAAACGAAGCCTTCGTATCTGACCCAGCCGTATTTGCAAACTAAGTTTCCGCATCAGACCAACGCACCTGAGCACCTGTACATCAACGGTAGCTTGTGCCCCACGGCCGCTTTGGTCGAGGCCGTGCAGACGCTGGCGGTGGGCGAATCGCTGGTAGCGCCCGACGGGCAACTGTTGGCCGTTCGGAGCCGCGAGCCCCTGCGCCAGCCGCCCCAAACCGACGCATGGGTGGCCCGCCCGTTTGCCGAGCCAATCACGCTTATCAGCCGAATCTGGCATATGCTGGCCGAGAACGGGGCACAAATCCGGGTCGATTTGGCCAAAATCACCGAGGGGCGCACCTCACAACCCATCACTGACCCATTTACGCACTGCTACGCGCCCGAAAATATTTTTCTGGAACCCGGCGCTCAGGTGCGGGCGTCGGTTCTGAACGCCGAAAATGGTCCCATCTATCTCGGCAAAAACGCTGTGGTAAGCGAGGGCTCCGTAGTTATTGGACCATTTGCCCTGGGCGAAGACTCCACCGTGCAGTGGGGTAGTCGTATGCGGATGAACACCACCATTGGCCCTTTCAGCAAAGTGGGGGGCGAGGTAGGCAATTCCATTCTGATTGGCTATGGTGCCAAGCAGCACGACGGGTATCTGGGCAATTCGGTGATTGGCGAATGGTGCAACCTTGGGGCCAACACCAACAATTCGAACCTCAAAAACGACTACACCAACGTCAAGCTGCATAGCTACGCCACCGATCAGCTCGAGGATTCGGGGCAGATGTTTGCCGGGCTGTTTATGGGCGATTTCACGCGGGCGGGCATCAGCACCATGTTCAACACGGGCACGGTGGTGGGCGTCAATGTAAACGTGTACGGTGGTGGGTTTCAGCCCAAATACATCCCGTCGTTTTCGTGGGGCGGGGCCGATACGGGCTTTGCCACCTACCGATTCGAGAAAGCTTTGCAGGTGGCCCGCGAAGCCTTCGTTCGGCGTGGCCGGGAATTCGATGCGGTGGAAGAGGCTATTTTGCGCACTATTTTCGAGCAGGAAACCCGCCGGTACCAATCCCCCGAAGCGCAGTAA
- a CDS encoding dipeptide epimerase, whose protein sequence is MKLFFHRFDLRLKHTFTIAHDSRDVQQTLVVELRDANGRRGFGEATANKYYGITIDRMVADLEAIRDLIEREADTHSAESLWTLVHPYLRDNPFAQCALDEAMHDLVAKRAGVPLYQYWHLDPARNPITNYTIGIDTVEKMVAKMQELPWPLYKIKLGTPDDMAIVRELRQHTEARFRVDANCGWTAEQTIRFAPELKTLNVEFIEQPLPADDYAGQARVFAESALPIVADESCIVENDVDKCINRFHGVNIKLTKCGGLTPARRMIDRAKGAGMSVMVGCMTESSVGISAIAQLLPLLDYVDMDGTLLITNNPASGVTLDYGRVIYAPENGTGAMLTP, encoded by the coding sequence ATGAAACTCTTTTTTCACCGGTTCGACCTGCGCCTGAAACATACGTTTACGATTGCCCACGACTCACGCGATGTGCAACAGACGCTGGTGGTCGAACTCCGCGATGCCAACGGCCGGCGCGGCTTCGGCGAAGCTACGGCCAACAAATATTACGGGATCACGATTGACCGTATGGTGGCTGATCTGGAAGCGATTCGGGATCTGATTGAGCGCGAAGCCGATACCCATTCGGCCGAGAGCCTCTGGACACTTGTACACCCCTACCTGCGCGATAATCCGTTTGCGCAGTGTGCCCTCGACGAAGCGATGCACGATCTGGTGGCCAAACGGGCGGGCGTGCCGCTTTACCAATACTGGCATCTCGACCCGGCTCGTAACCCCATCACCAATTATACGATCGGCATCGATACGGTAGAGAAAATGGTGGCCAAAATGCAGGAGTTGCCGTGGCCTCTGTACAAAATTAAGCTGGGTACGCCCGACGATATGGCCATTGTGCGCGAACTGCGGCAACATACCGAGGCCCGGTTTCGGGTCGATGCCAACTGCGGCTGGACGGCCGAGCAAACGATTCGGTTCGCCCCGGAGTTGAAAACCCTCAACGTTGAATTTATCGAGCAGCCCCTCCCGGCCGACGACTACGCCGGACAGGCACGGGTGTTTGCCGAAAGTGCCTTGCCGATAGTGGCCGACGAAAGCTGCATTGTGGAAAACGATGTGGATAAGTGTATAAACCGGTTTCACGGTGTGAATATCAAGCTGACCAAGTGCGGAGGCCTAACCCCCGCCCGACGCATGATCGACCGGGCCAAAGGAGCGGGCATGTCGGTCATGGTGGGCTGTATGACGGAAAGCAGCGTTGGGATTTCGGCCATTGCGCAGCTGTTGCCCCTGCTCGATTATGTCGATATGGACGGCACGTTGCTCATTACCAATAATCCGGCGTCGGGCGTCACGCTTGATTACGGTCGGGTGATTTACGCCCCCGAAAACGGAACCGGCGCTATGCTAACCCCCTAA
- a CDS encoding aminotransferase class I/II-fold pyridoxal phosphate-dependent enzyme produces MSSDTHLTIDQLPGRFVNYAGRQCLFFSGTSYLGMSQNPAFQARVVQAMSQYGTVFGSSRNGNLRLRVYEEAERALARWTSAPAALTVSSGMMAGQVVMQHLAANPDTVFLYGPHTHPALWHQTSVRLPQQSFDSWAADLPAQVQQHRHRPLVLAMNSLDAVRSVAYPFDWVGQLPYHPALTLVVDDSHGIGVRGRGVWAELAAQLPPSVRLVVTASLAKAMGLPGGLVLADTPMVEAIRHTSFFGGASPMAPATLAAFAGAEELYTEAQARLTRLVALAEQVLLPTGLFRQAPHYPVFYTEHDDLYAHALQHDLFIYSFAYPTPRDKANTRIVISAFHEPADIERLSEVVQAFGGH; encoded by the coding sequence TTGAGCTCAGATACCCACCTAACTATTGATCAACTGCCCGGTCGGTTTGTAAACTACGCCGGTCGGCAATGCCTGTTTTTTTCGGGCACCTCGTACCTCGGTATGAGCCAGAATCCGGCGTTTCAGGCACGGGTTGTTCAGGCCATGAGCCAGTACGGCACTGTGTTTGGCAGTTCGCGCAATGGCAATTTGCGGCTTCGGGTGTACGAAGAGGCCGAACGGGCACTGGCCCGCTGGACCTCGGCCCCGGCGGCTCTGACGGTATCGTCGGGCATGATGGCCGGGCAGGTGGTGATGCAACATCTGGCCGCCAACCCCGACACGGTGTTTCTGTACGGCCCGCACACCCACCCGGCCCTGTGGCACCAGACCTCGGTCCGTTTGCCCCAACAATCGTTCGACAGTTGGGCGGCCGACCTGCCCGCGCAGGTACAGCAGCACAGGCACCGCCCGCTGGTGCTGGCCATGAACTCGCTCGATGCCGTGCGGTCGGTGGCGTATCCGTTCGATTGGGTCGGGCAATTACCCTATCACCCGGCCCTGACGCTGGTTGTCGACGATTCGCATGGGATCGGGGTACGTGGCCGGGGTGTTTGGGCCGAGTTGGCCGCGCAGTTGCCGCCCTCGGTTCGGTTGGTGGTGACGGCCTCACTAGCTAAGGCTATGGGCTTGCCGGGCGGGCTGGTACTAGCCGACACGCCTATGGTGGAGGCTATCCGGCACACTTCGTTTTTCGGAGGGGCCTCGCCGATGGCTCCGGCTACGTTGGCCGCTTTTGCCGGGGCCGAGGAGTTGTATACCGAGGCACAAGCCCGACTGACCCGGCTGGTAGCCTTGGCCGAGCAGGTTCTGCTCCCAACGGGCCTGTTCAGGCAGGCACCGCATTACCCCGTTTTTTATACCGAGCACGATGATCTGTACGCCCACGCGCTACAGCACGACCTGTTCATTTACTCGTTTGCCTACCCAACCCCGCGCGACAAAGCCAATACCCGCATCGTCATCAGCGCGTTTCACGAGCCCGCCGACATCGAGCGCCTAAGTGAGGTGGTACAGGCTTTTGGGGGCCATTGA
- a CDS encoding C40 family peptidase: protein MMRFLLSVGIAVLLHSVGLAQSLSSVIDSVRQQYAPDGRVALFQVTLDSAGTIVGKTNLPEAKQALLTRLNTRKMPFREQIQVLPAPSLEDKTYAVVTVSVANLRSNPRDAAELATQALLGMPLRVWDKDRGWYQVQTPDGYIAWVDFGGFERMTKAQFEAWEQTPKLIYTQPFGFCFSKPDRESQTVSDLVAGNLLTLVATTKTFYEVRYPDGRAGFVSRAEAQPYTEWKAKAAATEASLTQTARRLMGIPYLWGGTSTKGMDCSGFTKTVYALNGTMLARDASQQVHQGTLVPTPDHDFSQLRPGDLLFFGTPATADKPERVVHVGMWLGNGEFIHASGQIRVASLDPKAPHFNEYEWKRFLRAKRMR, encoded by the coding sequence ATGATGCGCTTTCTTCTTTCGGTAGGTATTGCCGTACTGCTCCATTCGGTAGGTCTGGCTCAATCGCTTTCCTCGGTTATCGACTCGGTTCGGCAGCAGTACGCGCCCGACGGCCGGGTGGCTCTATTTCAGGTAACCCTCGACTCGGCCGGGACAATCGTCGGCAAAACGAACCTGCCCGAAGCCAAACAAGCGTTGCTCACGCGGCTGAATACCCGAAAGATGCCTTTTCGGGAGCAGATTCAGGTGTTACCTGCCCCTTCGCTCGAGGATAAAACCTATGCCGTTGTGACGGTTTCGGTGGCTAACCTGCGCTCAAACCCCCGCGATGCGGCCGAACTGGCTACGCAGGCGCTGCTGGGCATGCCTTTGCGCGTTTGGGATAAAGATCGGGGCTGGTATCAGGTACAAACGCCCGATGGATACATTGCCTGGGTCGATTTCGGTGGTTTTGAGCGCATGACCAAAGCCCAGTTTGAGGCCTGGGAACAAACGCCCAAGCTCATATATACCCAACCGTTTGGGTTTTGCTTTAGTAAGCCCGACCGGGAGTCGCAGACTGTTTCGGATCTGGTTGCCGGGAACCTGCTAACGTTGGTAGCTACTACCAAAACGTTTTACGAAGTGCGTTACCCCGACGGCCGCGCGGGATTTGTGAGCCGGGCGGAGGCCCAACCCTATACCGAGTGGAAGGCCAAAGCCGCAGCTACCGAAGCGTCGCTGACCCAAACAGCCCGCCGACTCATGGGCATTCCGTACCTCTGGGGCGGCACCTCGACCAAGGGGATGGATTGCAGCGGCTTCACCAAAACGGTGTACGCGCTCAATGGCACCATGCTCGCCCGCGATGCTTCGCAGCAGGTACATCAGGGGACTCTGGTGCCCACACCCGACCACGATTTCTCCCAGCTACGGCCGGGCGATCTGCTGTTTTTCGGGACGCCCGCTACCGCCGATAAGCCCGAGCGGGTAGTGCACGTGGGTATGTGGCTGGGCAACGGCGAATTTATTCACGCGTCGGGTCAGATTCGGGTCGCAAGCCTTGATCCCAAGGCTCCTCATTTCAACGAATACGAGTGGAAACGGTTTCTGCGGGCCAAGCGGATGCGGTAA